One window of the Zea mays cultivar B73 chromosome 3, Zm-B73-REFERENCE-NAM-5.0, whole genome shotgun sequence genome contains the following:
- the LOC100278853 gene encoding uncharacterized protein LOC100278853 precursor, translated as MSTRRTRSAAPTMLLLLVCATAVSAASAAAGAGRGRVGSGRAGPSPCQDLATRDDCAARAGCRWCRSEALDDMCFGPTEARRLPRQVFSCDPPSDAAHASFNK; from the coding sequence ATGTCCACCAGAAGAACCAGATCCGCGGCCCCAACCATGCTTCTCCTCCTGGTCTGCGCGACGGCGGTCTCGGCGGCCTCTGCCGCCGCCGGGGCGGGCAGGGGCAGGGTCGGATCGGGCCGCGCGGGGCCGTCGCCGTGCCAGGATCTGGCGACGCGGGACGACTGCGCGGCGAGAGCTGGGTGCAGGTGGTGCCGTAGCGAGGCGCTCGACGACATGTGCTTCGGGCCTACCGAGGCGAGGCGCCTCCCACGGCAGGTCTTCTCCTGCGATCCACCCTCCGACGCGGCGCACGCCAGCTTCAACAAGTGA